The sequence CGGCGTGCCTCAATTGTCCGGCCCGTCCGGCACGCCTGCCACAGCGGAGACCTGCCCCGGACCGCGCGCACCCACCCCCTCGGCCCGCTCCCGGGGACGCCGCGCACAATGGCAGCGGAAGATCGTCCCCCGACCGGCGGACGGTACGGCACCAGGGCTGACCGGAGCGCGCGCATGAACCACGAGGACCCCGTCCTGACGCACACCGAGGGACGCGTCCGCCACCTCACGCTCAACCGGCCCCGCGCCCTGAACGCGCTGAACCACGCCATGGTGCGGCTCATGGCCGACGCGCTCGACGCGGCCGAGCACGACGACGCGGTCGTCGCCGTGCTGCTCACCGGCGCGGGGGAGCGCGGCCTGTGCGCGGGCGGCGACATCCGCGCCGTGCGCGACGACGCCCTGGCCGGCGGCAGCGCCTCACTCGACTTCTGGCGGGACGAGTACCACCTCAACGCACGGATCGCCCGCTTCCCCAAGCCGTACGTCGCGCTGATGGACGGCATCGTCATGGGCGGCGGCGTCGGCGTCTCCGCCCACGGCTCCCTCCGCGTCGTCACCGAGCGCTCCCGCGTCGCCATGCCGGAGACCGGGATCGGATTCGTCCCCGACGTCGGCGGAACGCATCTGCTGGGGAATGCGCCCGGTGAACTCGGCACGCACCTGGCCCTCACCGGAGAGTCGGTCGGCGCGGCCGACGCACTGCTCTGCGGACTCGCCGACCACTTCGTGCCCGCCGACGGCCTCGCCGCGCTGGTCACCGAGCTGGCCGGCTGCACGACCCCCGAAGCCGTCACAGCGGCGGTCGAGCGGCACGCCCGACCCGCTCCCGCCGCCCCGCTCGCCACCCACCGCGGCTGGACCGACTCCTGCTACACGGCCGACACGGTCGAGGAGATCGTCGACCGCCTCGACGGGCATGGAGACCCCGCCGCCAAGCAGGCCGCGGCGACCATCCTCGCCAAGGCACCCACCTCGCTCAAGGTGACCCTCGAATCCGTGCGCCGGGCGCGCCGTCTCGGCGGCCTCGAAGCCGTCCTCGACCAGGAGTACCGCGTCTCGACCGCAGCCTTCGCCGGGCCCGACCTGGTGGAAGGTGTGCGGGCCCAGATCGTGGACAAGGACCGCTCCCCCCGCTGGCAGCCTGCGGAGCTCTCCCAGGTCACCGACGAGGATGTGGTCAGGCACTTCACGCCCCTGGGCGACCGCGAACTCGGCCTCGCACCGCTCCCGGAGGCCGGCTGAGGCCCGGACGGCCGCCGGGCCGTCCGGGGCCGCTGCCGCGACCGCCTCAGTGGCCGCTGCTCGTCAGACTCGGCCGGAGCGAGCCGACCAGCTCGAAGAGCCGCGTCTCGTTGCCCGAGAGCCCCGCGCGCCGCAGCGCGCCGTCGGCCTCCTCCATGGGCGAGGCGAGCAACGGCAGATACAGCGGGGCCTCGTCCGGGTCGGAGAGGGCCGCCCGGGTGGCCTCCAGTAAACGGACATACGCCTGCGCCGCGGCTAGTTCGTCCTTGCGCATCTCAGCATCTCCAGGTCAGAGGATTGCGGACCCACCAGCATCCCTCATGGGTCTGACAGTGGCCGCCGGCGACGAGCGCGGCACGGCATCTATCGGCCGTCCGGCCGACGCCCGCCCGCAGGTGGCTCGACCTCAAGAAACCGGCGACCGCGCGGTCCCCGGTACAGCAGCGCGCTCCAGCCCAACTCCCGCAGGGCCGCCGCGCACCGGGCCAGTTCGCTCTCCTCCTCGTACGCCGCCCCGCTGCCGGACGGCCCCAGCCACTCCACCCGAACCGTGCCCGGAGAGGACCCGGCCGCCACCCGGTACCCCTTCTCCGTCCGGTCCCCTGACGGACCGACGGCCGAGGCGGGCAGCCCGGCGGCCTCCAGCGCCAGCGCCACGGCCCGTACCGGACGGTGCAGTTCCCAGGGCGCGGGCACGGACTCCGGGGCGGCCCCGCCATTCGTCAGGCGCCGGATCTGCAGCAGCCCGGCGAACGCCGACCGGACCGAAGCGGCGCGCCCCCGCACCTGCCCGGGGTCCGACGGCCCGTCCCCGGTGGCCGGTTCGAACCCGCGTTCCTCCTCGCCGCCCATCCGCAGCCCCTCCGTCACATCGCCGTACCGCACTGCTGCCAGTGTGCGCCGCCCCACCGACAACGGGAGCCGCGCACCGAGCCGGTAGGCTCCGGTTCTGCTCACGAACACCGCGCTCCCGGAGGATCCCCGCACCGTGCCCGACAACGACCGCCCGCACGGAAACGACCGGGCGCACGGCACCACCGTCCGGGACGGAGACGGCCGGGCCGCCCTGCGCGCCGACTGCGGCAACTGCTTCGCCCTGTGCTGCGTCGCGCTGACGCTGACACGCTCCGCGGACTTCGCCGTCAACAAGGCGGCCGGCACGCCCTGCCGGAACCTCCGGGACGACTTCCGTTGCGGCATCCACGCCCGGCTGCGCACCGAGGGCTTCCCCGGCTGCACCGTCTACGACTGCTTCGGGGCCGGCCAGAAGGTATCGGTGGAGATCTACGGCCGCCGCGACTGGCGCGGTGCCCCGGAGACCGCGCAGGAGATGTTCCAGGTCTTCCCGGTCGTCCGGCAGCTCCACGAACTGCTCTGGTACCTCACGGAGGCGGCTGCTCTGCCCCCGGCCCGCCCTCTGAGCGGCGAGATACGGAAGACCCTCGACGCGACCGAGGCCCTGACGCGCCTCGACGCCTCCGCCCTGTCCGAACTGGACGTGGCGGCACACCGGGGCGGGGTCGCCGTGCTGCTGGGACGCGTGAGCGAACTCGTACGCGCCACGGCCCCCGGCCGCAAGAAGCGCAACCACCGAGGCGGCGACCTCATCGGTGCCCGCCTCAAGGGCGCCGATCTGCGGGGCGCCGATCTGCGCGGCGCCTACCTCATCGCGGCGGACCTCAGCGGCGCCGACCTGCGCCTGGCCGACC is a genomic window of Streptomyces sp. NBC_00708 containing:
- a CDS encoding pentapeptide repeat-containing protein yields the protein MPDNDRPHGNDRAHGTTVRDGDGRAALRADCGNCFALCCVALTLTRSADFAVNKAAGTPCRNLRDDFRCGIHARLRTEGFPGCTVYDCFGAGQKVSVEIYGRRDWRGAPETAQEMFQVFPVVRQLHELLWYLTEAAALPPARPLSGEIRKTLDATEALTRLDASALSELDVAAHRGGVAVLLGRVSELVRATAPGRKKRNHRGGDLIGARLKGADLRGADLRGAYLIAADLSGADLRLADLIGADFRDADLSGADLTGALFLTQAQVNAARGSGATRLPASLGRPAHWAD
- a CDS encoding enoyl-CoA hydratase/isomerase family protein — translated: MNHEDPVLTHTEGRVRHLTLNRPRALNALNHAMVRLMADALDAAEHDDAVVAVLLTGAGERGLCAGGDIRAVRDDALAGGSASLDFWRDEYHLNARIARFPKPYVALMDGIVMGGGVGVSAHGSLRVVTERSRVAMPETGIGFVPDVGGTHLLGNAPGELGTHLALTGESVGAADALLCGLADHFVPADGLAALVTELAGCTTPEAVTAAVERHARPAPAAPLATHRGWTDSCYTADTVEEIVDRLDGHGDPAAKQAAATILAKAPTSLKVTLESVRRARRLGGLEAVLDQEYRVSTAAFAGPDLVEGVRAQIVDKDRSPRWQPAELSQVTDEDVVRHFTPLGDRELGLAPLPEAG